In Strongyloides ratti genome assembly S_ratti_ED321, scaffold srae_chrx_scaffold0000002, a single window of DNA contains:
- a CDS encoding Nicotinate phosphoribosyltransferase: MSKDLQSIGQDNICQPLLTDYYQITMTYAYWKANCHEESAVFDLFFRKNPFQGEYTVFAGLEDVIKFVSNFKFSESDLNFLRKIMPQTTEVEFFDYLASLNCNSLKITAIPEGSVTFPKVPLITVEGPLAICQLLETSLLNLVNYASLVATNAARFRHVAGNNVELLEFGLRRAQGPNGGLSASKYCFIGGFDGTSNVLAAKLFGIPAKGTQAHSFICSFNSEKDLKYRNLRSKDGSMEVDILNLCKEKIQFLYEIMSWPVDREEISQSELIAFCSYAVAFPDSFLALIDTYDVLRSGVINFLAVTLALSDLGYQTLGCRIDSGDLCYLSTELRSIFNKIKLAVPKYAKFVDNLKIVASNDIKEETIQSFNEQGHEINSFGVGTHLVTCQKQPALGCVYKLVAVGDVPKIKLSQEVAKISIPGKKNCYRIYGKSNYSILDLMTLENEEPPQPGKQILCRHPFEEGKRAIVIPSKVEKLQEVYWDHGKVTHYMPTLKEIKQNLALSMKSIRKDHCRFVNPTPYKVSVSEKLYEFLHEIWLQNAPVGKLE; the protein is encoded by the coding sequence atgtCAAAAGATTTACAATCAATTGGGCAAGATAATATTTGTCAGCCATTATTAACTGATTACTATCAAATAACAATGACTTACGCTTATTGGAAAGCAAATTGTCATGAAGAATCAGCCGTTTTTGATCTCTTTTTTCGCAAAAATCCTTTTCAAGGAGAGTATACTGTTTTTGCTGGATTGGAagatgtaataaaatttgttagtaattttaaattctcTGAAAgtgatttaaattttcttagaAAAATTATGCCACAAACTACTGAGGTagaattttttgattatctTGCTTCATTAAATTGTAATAGTCTTAAAATAACAGCAATTCCTGAAGGTTCAGTTACCTTTCCAAAAGTTCCTCTTATTACAGTTGAAGGACCATTAGCTATTTGTCAACTATTGGAAACATCACTTTTAAATCTTGTTAACTATGCAAGTTTAGTTGCTACTAATGCAGCAAGATTTAGACATGTTGCTGGAAATAATGTGGAATTACTTGAATTTGGTTTACGTAGAGCTCAAGGTCCAAATGGTGGATTATCAGCAagtaaatattgttttattggTGGATTTGATGGTACAAGTAATGTTTTAGCTGCAAAATTATTTGGTATTCCAGCTAAAGGAACACAAGCACATTCATTTATATGCTCATTTAATTCAGAAAAAGACTTAAAGTATAGAAATTTACGTTCAAAAGATGGTTCAATGGAAGtggatatattaaatttgtgtaaagaaaaaatacaatttctTTATGAAATTATGTCATGGCCAGTAGATCGTGAAGAAATTTCACAAAGTGAATTAATTGCATTTTGTTCATATGCTGTAGCATTTCCTGATTCTTTTTTAGCATTAATCGATACTTATGATGTACTAAGAAGTGGtgtaattaactttttagcTGTTACATTAGCTTTAAGTGATTTAGGATATCAGACACTTGGATGTCGTATTGATAGTGGAGATCTTTGTTATCTATCCACTGAATTAagatcaatttttaataaaataaaattagctGTACCTAAATACGCTAAATTTGTtgacaatttaaaaatagttgcatcaaatgatattaaagaaGAAACAATACAATCATTTAATGAACAAGGGCATGAAATAAATTCATTTGGTGTTGGAACACATTTAGTAACATGTCAAAAACAACCAGCATTAGGTTGTGTTTATAAATTAGTAGCTGTAGGTGATGTGccaaaaattaaacttaGTCAAGAAGTTGCAAAAATATCAATACCTGGGaagaaaaattgttataGAATATATggaaaaagtaattattcAATATTAGATTTAATGACATTAGAAAATGAAGAACCACCACAACCAGGAAAACAAATTCTTTGTAGACATCCATTTGAAGAAGGTAAAAGAGCAATTGTAATTCCATCTAAAGTTGAAAAACTTCAAGAAGTTTATTGGGATCATGGTAAAGTAACTCATTATATGCCTACATTAAAggaaataaaacaaaatttagcATTATCAATGAAAAGTATTAGAAAAGATCATTGTAGATTTGTTAATCCAACTCCATATAAAGTTTCTGTCagtgaaaaattatatgaattTCTTCATGAAATATGGCTCCAAAATGCTCCTGTTGGAAAACTAGagtaa